GGTTCCCTGCCGGTCCTTCCACTTCAGCCTTGTCCTGCCCGGTAAACCGCCCTTGACCGATGTAGACATCCACGCCCAATGAGGTGTATCGCTCTGCGGAGTCGAGGCGGCTGATCCTGGCACGTACTTGCCTCATCCTAGCCATGGCTTCGCCAAAGTCGTACGACGCCCCGGATCCCATCTGTGCGCCGAAGCCCGACGCATTGCGCAGTTGGGCCCACACATTGGCGGCACGAATAACCGCCTTGGACGGGACACAACCGACATTCAAACAATCGCCCCCCATCAGATGGCGTTCAACGAGGGCAACCTTCGCGCCTAATCCCGCCGCAACGACCGCGGTGATCAAGCCTGCCGTACCGGCTCCGATGACCACAATGTTGTATCGCCCCGCCGGTTCTGGATTCACCCAATTGGACGGATGAATGTTCTCCACCAGCGTGCGGTTGTATTCGTCATCCGGCAACACCAAAGGCTGCGCCGGTGCTGCCATCGACGACGAGCCGACTCTTGCATCACGCGACATCATCGATACCTTTCTCCCCGTCTCCCCGAGAGCATCTCATGAACACTCATACTGCCGACGTCGACCTGCCGGCGAATTTCTTGTACAGAATAGGAACCAGCGCCAGGAGGCCCAGCAGCATAAAGGCCATCAACACATTCGGCGAGACGATTTCCTTGAGCGAATTGATCGTCCCTAGCTGACGCCCGGCATAGGCGAACACAAAACTGCCTGGAATGATCCCCAGGGACGTGGCGACCACATATGTCATGATGGAGACTCGAGTTAGGCCCGATACTAAATTGACCAAAAAGAATGGAAACAAGGGAATCAGACGCAGGGTCATCAAATAGCTGAACGCATTTTTGGCAAACCCCTCCTGAATGGCACCCAACCGGCTCCCGAATTTCCGCTCCACCCAGTCTCGCAGCAGGTACCGCGCCACCAGAAAAGCCACGGTCGCTCCCATGGTCGCTCCGACATTGACATACAGGGTCCCCAACACGCTGCCGAACAAAAATCCTCCGGCCAGGGTCATGATCGCCCCGCCTGGCAACGACAGTCCGACTACGAGGCAATAGGCGACAACAAACAGGGCCACAGCCGTCGAGTAGTGTGAGTCGGTGAAGACCAGCAGGTCATCGCGGTTGGCTTTCAGCCCATCCAACGAAAGGTACCGCCCAAGATCAAAATAAAAAAATGCCGTGACGGCCAGCCCGACTGACAGTCCCAGCATCAGTTTGCCGGTGTTGGAACGTTTCGGCTGCAAGGATCTATCCGCAGAAGACGTCATCGTGCTGCTGTGCTCCTTGGCGGTATCATCGTGTCTCTCCACGCATGTGTCAATTGTGACCTCGCCTCATTGCATACCGTACCCTCAACCACAAACGCCTGCTGTCATCCAGCCTACAGACGCGGCGCCCTCTCAATGACGGGATGAATGGATGCGCCCGCCGTCGCAACCCAGTTCCAAATCGGTCGCTGACCTGCTCGCCGCACCGCTCAAGTACGGGATGTCGCCATCCGAAAGATCTCTTGAAGCCAGGGGGCGAGAGGAGGTAATGTCATGGTCGTCACACTGATTGAACTTCTGGACCCTGCTATGCCGACGACACATTCGGTTTCGCAGCAGACCCGTACCTCGCACCCCAGCCACGAGACCACCTCACATGTGTGGATGCGCCCCTGCCCGCACTGCAGTTCACGCCTGAGAAAAAAGTCGCCCGAAGAATCATGGCGTTGCAGTTGCGGTTGGCGCACGGAGTGATGGTGGTACAATTGCATCATAGCAGGGGGGTGACGTCATGGGACCGCTCTCGATGCATGATATGAAAGGTGGATTTTTCCTCATCGCAAGCTTCGTGCTCCTGGCGACGATTTGTGCCATCGCCGCGCTGGGGACGTTGATGCGCCCGCAACGCTGGTGTGAACGAGAGACCAGGCTCCACGCCTGAACCTTCTTCTTCCTCGTGCCGCCACACTCCCTGGCCGACCACAGCCAGGTGCGCCGCTCCGCCTCGACTGCCCACGCCGCTTCTACCCATAATGATCAAACATTCCAGGCACTTCTGCTGAAAAGCTCCATTGCAATCGCGGGCGTCTTTTGTCACCGGCCATGCACGGCACCTCTAGTTCTCAGGCCCTCTGCCCTTGTCAGGCCAGACCCACTTGCCCTACTCTGTAGTGTTAGGAGGGGGGATATGGATCAGAATGACCGTTTGACCAAGAGCAAGGAACAGTGGGCCAGGGCCCGCCGCGGCGGGGAAGAGCGCGAGGTCTTCTATGAGGGGGACGATCGGCTTCCACCCGGCCAGCATCTGGTGGAAACCTGGCCGGTGTTGGACCTCGGCCACAAACCGGAGATTTCTCTCGAAGAGTGGAGATTAACCATCGGGGGTGCCGTCACCACGGCAGTCATCTGGACATGGGCAAATTTTCTGGCCCAGCCGCAGTTCAAGGACGTCTCAGACTTTCACTGCGTCACATCCTGGAGTCGCTACGACAATGAATGGGAAGGGGTCAGTTTCAAACAATTGATGACCGTTGTTCAACCGCTGCCTTCCGCCCGATTCGTACTGTTCAAGTCGTACGACGACTACACCACCAATTTACCCCTCAGTGCCTGTCAGGATGACGACGTCTTGCTCACCTATAAATGGAACGGCCGTCCGCTCACGAAAGAACATGGCGGCCCAGTGCGCATGATCGTCCCGAAGCGCTATGCCTGGAAGGGAGCGAAGTGGGTTAAAGAAATCACGTTTTCGGAGCAGGACGAAAAGGGCTTCTGGGAAGTCCGAGGCTATTCCAATACCGCCTTCCCCTGGAAAAATGACCGGTACGGATGAACCACTCGTCACGAATGCCGCACATCCCGTGAACGCCCACACCATACAACGCATCGAGATCTGGCCGATCGATATCCCGGTCACCGATCCGTTTGTCGTCGCCACGGGCGCACGAGTCACGGCAGAAAACCTGTTCATCCGAGTGACCTTACGTGACGGGGCTCAAGGCCTCGGAGAAGCGGCACCGTTTCCGGAAGTCGGTGGAGAAGACCGGGCCACGTGTGTTGCGGCTGCGACGGCACTCGCCCGCACCATGATCGGCCAATCGGCCGCCGACTGCGAATCGCTCGCCGACCGACTCACGAAGCAGGCCCCCCTCCAGCCGGCCGCCCGTTGCGGGCTGGAAACCGCCGTACTGGATGCCTATTGTCGATCACAGGGCATGCCACTCTGGCGGCTGTGGGGAGAGGCCGAGATTCGTGCCCATGAAACCGACATCACCATTCCCATCTGCAGTCTAGAGAAGACCGTGGCCCTGTCGCGCGCCTGGCATGGACGAGGATTCCGCCTGTTCAAAATGAAGGTGGGCACCGATGTCGAGGGGGACATTCGCCGGCTCCACGCCGTGCATGAGGCGCTTCCAGGTATCAGCTTCATCGGTGACGGAAACCAGGGGTTTTCCCGCGAGGACTGCCTCCGTTTCGCAGGCGGAGTGAAGCAATTCGGAGGGCGGCTGGTTCTGCTCGAACAACCGGTAGCACGGAATGATCTCGAAGGCCTGCAGGCAATCCGGCATTTAACCGGCATTCCCGTGGCGGCAGACGAGTCCGTGCGATCGTTGGACGATGCACGCCGAGTCGTCGAGATGCAGGCCGCCGACTATATCAACATCAAGATCATGAAAACCGGGGTGATCGAAGCCCGACGCATCGCCGCGTTCACCCGCTCAATCGGCCTCCGTCTCATGGTCGGAGGAATGTTGGAAACTCGTATTGCCATGGGCTGTTCATTCAGCCTGGTGCTGGGGATGGGCGGCTTTGATGTTCTCGATCTGGATACCCCACTCCTCCTCTCCACCGATCCCGTCGCAGGTGGCTATCGGTACATCGGCCCTCGCCTGCAGCCCTGGCAGGAATCAGGCCTGGCCATGCAGGTGCCGTCCCCGGCAGACACCATCACCATTGAATAGGCAACCGACCGGACGCACGCCCCATCCCCTGCCCAGACAATCGACTGCAGGTTTCCCGAAATATTTTGCCGTTTTTCCCCTTTTCTGAAAAATTACCTTAGGCACAGTGGCTTCGCACAGGGCGAGCCACCCGACGCAGAGACTGCCACTCTACGCACCTGAGAGGAATGTCCCATGCAACCAACGACCCCATCTTCACGAGCAGCGAATGTCTCAGCTCTGGCTCCCCGAGCCATCACCCTCTGCTGGATCGTGGCAAGCGCTGCATTGATGTTGGGAGGCTGTGTCTCACAACGGACCTACGACACCGCCAAGCAGGAAGTGAACACGAGGGCCAATGAACTGGCCCAGACCCAGTCGGACATCAAGGGGCTGGAGCAACAACGGGAGGAGGCACATCTCGCCAACCAGCGTGATGAACGCGCCCTTGCCGCGCTCAAGAGCGAGCTGAAGCAGATTCAGGCCTCCTATGATCAGATCCACAAGGCCAACCAGGCCAAACTGGCGCTCCTGGAACACAACATCGCCGCACTACGCGCCCGGCATCAGGCGATGGTGAAGGAAATCGGCGAGACGAAGCGACTCGAGAAACGGTTGGAGGCGCTGACCGCCGAGCGTGAACAGACCATGGCTCCCGTCGAAGCTCCGACGGACGCGCATGCGACGATGATTGATCATGTGCAACCGGCGCCGCCGATAGTCGCAGTGCTGACACCGCAACCAAGCCCGGTTGAATCCTCGACGGCCTTGCCGGCCCCTGCGGCAACTCCGGCTCCAACCCAGACGTCTACCCCAACGGCTACGAACCTCGCCCCAGCGACGACCGTACCGCATCCGGCGCCGACGGTTGCGCCATTCGCGCCTTCGCCTGCACCGACAAAAGTGGCTCAGGCACCAGTGACTCCGGCGGCCCCTCGCCCCGCGACAGCCACAGCCCCGCAGGAAGAATCCTGGTTCTCCAGTGTGACCGGCTGGTTCTCTTCTCTGTTGAATTGGATTTGGGCCTAGCGCCCCTGCAGCGGTTCGACTTCCGGCACCCTGATCAGGACGCCCCGCAAATCGACGTCAGCCCTACCGGGCCCCTCAGGACAGGGATCCGGTGGGGTTGTATCCATCCCCACCCTCTTCACACTTTTTACAATTGAGCTCGGTGCCGAGGAACGCCCGCCGCCCTTCCACGGTCAGCACCCAAGGACGACTGGTCATGGGCGGCTGATGGCGCACATGCTGGCCATGCCCGCAGCGGAGGTCTGCGACCCAGTGACCTTCTTCGTCTTGATGATACCCGATGATCGCTTGTTGCATCCCGGACTCCCATCGCTCCTGCCGCGCATACACGATTCTAATGGCCCGACCGCTTCAGGGGGTCAGGATACCTGCATCAGAAGTGACTATGGTACACTTCCGCGCCGATAAGAGCAGCATGTTTTCCAGGAGGGCATGGATGGCACAGTCAGACTTTCGTCTCGGCATCGTCGGAGTAGGACGTATGGGGGCCAACATGGCCCGACGGCTCCAGGAACTCCACTACCCCGTTGTGTCGGTCTATGACGCCGACGCACCACGCGCGCAAGCACTGGCGC
The sequence above is drawn from the Nitrospira defluvii genome and encodes:
- a CDS encoding TVP38/TMEM64 family protein; protein product: MTSSADRSLQPKRSNTGKLMLGLSVGLAVTAFFYFDLGRYLSLDGLKANRDDLLVFTDSHYSTAVALFVVAYCLVVGLSLPGGAIMTLAGGFLFGSVLGTLYVNVGATMGATVAFLVARYLLRDWVERKFGSRLGAIQEGFAKNAFSYLMTLRLIPLFPFFLVNLVSGLTRVSIMTYVVATSLGIIPGSFVFAYAGRQLGTINSLKEIVSPNVLMAFMLLGLLALVPILYKKFAGRSTSAV
- a CDS encoding sulfite oxidase-like oxidoreductase; its protein translation is MDQNDRLTKSKEQWARARRGGEEREVFYEGDDRLPPGQHLVETWPVLDLGHKPEISLEEWRLTIGGAVTTAVIWTWANFLAQPQFKDVSDFHCVTSWSRYDNEWEGVSFKQLMTVVQPLPSARFVLFKSYDDYTTNLPLSACQDDDVLLTYKWNGRPLTKEHGGPVRMIVPKRYAWKGAKWVKEITFSEQDEKGFWEVRGYSNTAFPWKNDRYG
- a CDS encoding dipeptide epimerase — its product is MTGTDEPLVTNAAHPVNAHTIQRIEIWPIDIPVTDPFVVATGARVTAENLFIRVTLRDGAQGLGEAAPFPEVGGEDRATCVAAATALARTMIGQSAADCESLADRLTKQAPLQPAARCGLETAVLDAYCRSQGMPLWRLWGEAEIRAHETDITIPICSLEKTVALSRAWHGRGFRLFKMKVGTDVEGDIRRLHAVHEALPGISFIGDGNQGFSREDCLRFAGGVKQFGGRLVLLEQPVARNDLEGLQAIRHLTGIPVAADESVRSLDDARRVVEMQAADYINIKIMKTGVIEARRIAAFTRSIGLRLMVGGMLETRIAMGCSFSLVLGMGGFDVLDLDTPLLLSTDPVAGGYRYIGPRLQPWQESGLAMQVPSPADTITIE
- a CDS encoding DUF3565 domain-containing protein encodes the protein MQQAIIGYHQDEEGHWVADLRCGHGQHVRHQPPMTSRPWVLTVEGRRAFLGTELNCKKCEEGGDGYNPTGSLS